In a genomic window of Nodosilinea sp. PGN35:
- the brxL gene encoding BREX system Lon protease-like protein BrxL — MDKLDQQLNDIFEGKVVRKDLLHRIKKGTNVPTFVLEFLLAKYCASDDPLEIDAGMEAVLATLQDNYVRPDEANAAQSKVATKGNYRFIDKVHVRYVEKEKRHWAALENFNSQRIAVSQQFYRDNDRMLEGGIWAEVTVAHNAIEEDDYAFYIEDLRPVQLSRFDFEAYAEGSEAFSRNEWIDIILRTVGLESTKLSPRQRLHYIARLAPLVEPNYNFIELGPRGTGKSYFFSEFSPYSTLVSGGQATKATLFYNNARGKVGLVGFWDTVAFDEVGGIKIKDPDTIQIMKDFMANGRFSRGVEIIADASLAFVGNIDMSVEQIVNSSQYDLFQPLPSQFDLAVMDRFACYLPGWEMPKNSSEYLTNSYGFITDYLAEAFHYAFQHTNRYEEVTKRIRLGSTVEGRDEKGIKKTVAAFLKILHPSTSPTDDEFEEYVAYAVESRRRIKEQMNKRKPDDEFAKINLSYVSAQGKEVIVYCPESKNALATQNPNRQNLEEAAASTTKDKPSQQREPVAVSQTTAPEAAFVSAQPVTLEEQHFTIYYGDTGHSYDSIFGPYLQGAKTITIEEPYIRVSHQIQNFVRFCETAVKSGSVKRIELTTSYDNETPLAEIQDKLNDLKQSLLEVDIVLDIQLNENLHDREIRLDNGWIIKIGRGLDFYQKPDSWFGIGVNDMSLRKCLETKVDIYRDD, encoded by the coding sequence ATGGACAAGCTTGATCAACAGCTCAACGACATCTTTGAGGGCAAGGTTGTTCGCAAAGACTTGCTGCACCGGATCAAGAAGGGCACCAACGTTCCCACCTTTGTCTTGGAGTTCCTCCTGGCCAAATACTGTGCCAGTGACGATCCCCTAGAAATCGATGCCGGGATGGAAGCCGTGTTGGCCACACTCCAAGACAACTATGTTCGGCCTGACGAGGCAAATGCCGCCCAGTCTAAGGTAGCGACCAAAGGGAACTACCGCTTCATCGATAAGGTTCATGTGCGCTATGTCGAAAAAGAAAAGCGTCACTGGGCGGCCCTAGAAAACTTCAATTCTCAACGCATTGCCGTTAGCCAACAGTTCTACCGAGACAATGACCGCATGCTCGAAGGTGGCATTTGGGCCGAGGTCACCGTCGCCCACAATGCCATTGAAGAAGACGACTACGCCTTCTACATTGAAGACCTACGTCCCGTCCAACTCAGCCGATTCGACTTTGAGGCCTACGCCGAGGGTAGTGAAGCCTTTAGCCGTAATGAATGGATAGACATCATCCTGCGCACGGTCGGCCTAGAGTCTACCAAGTTATCTCCCCGGCAACGGCTTCACTACATTGCCCGTCTCGCCCCGCTGGTCGAGCCCAACTACAACTTTATTGAATTGGGGCCAAGGGGCACCGGGAAGTCCTACTTTTTTAGCGAGTTCTCTCCCTATTCCACATTGGTCAGCGGTGGCCAAGCCACCAAAGCCACCCTGTTCTATAACAATGCGCGGGGCAAAGTCGGCCTGGTAGGCTTTTGGGATACCGTGGCCTTTGACGAAGTTGGCGGCATCAAAATCAAAGATCCCGATACCATCCAAATCATGAAAGACTTCATGGCCAACGGACGGTTTTCCCGTGGGGTAGAAATCATTGCAGATGCCAGTCTAGCCTTTGTCGGCAACATCGACATGTCGGTAGAGCAAATCGTCAACTCTAGCCAGTACGACCTCTTTCAGCCCCTCCCCAGCCAGTTTGACCTGGCGGTGATGGATCGCTTTGCCTGTTACTTGCCCGGTTGGGAGATGCCGAAAAACAGCAGCGAATACCTGACCAACAGCTACGGCTTCATCACCGACTATCTGGCCGAAGCCTTTCACTACGCCTTTCAGCACACCAACCGCTATGAAGAAGTGACCAAGCGCATTCGTCTGGGTTCAACCGTAGAAGGTCGGGATGAAAAGGGCATCAAGAAAACCGTGGCGGCTTTCCTAAAAATTCTGCACCCATCCACTAGCCCTACCGATGATGAATTTGAAGAATATGTAGCCTACGCTGTTGAATCTCGCCGCCGCATCAAAGAACAAATGAATAAGCGCAAACCCGATGACGAGTTTGCCAAAATCAATCTTTCCTACGTCAGTGCCCAGGGCAAAGAAGTAATCGTTTACTGCCCAGAGTCTAAAAATGCCCTGGCCACTCAAAACCCAAATCGCCAAAATCTAGAGGAAGCAGCAGCTTCCACCACGAAGGATAAGCCATCACAGCAAAGAGAACCAGTAGCAGTTTCCCAAACCACTGCCCCCGAAGCAGCCTTTGTCTCTGCACAACCAGTCACTCTCGAAGAGCAGCACTTCACTATTTACTACGGCGATACCGGCCACAGTTACGACTCGATCTTTGGCCCTTATCTTCAAGGGGCTAAGACCATCACGATTGAAGAGCCCTACATTCGGGTCTCGCACCAAATTCAGAATTTTGTCCGATTCTGCGAGACGGCGGTCAAATCCGGCTCCGTCAAGCGTATTGAGTTAACCACCAGCTACGATAATGAGACCCCACTGGCTGAAATTCAAGATAAGCTCAATGACCTCAAGCAAAGCTTGCTAGAAGTCGATATCGTCTTAGACATTCAACTCAATGAAAATCTCCATGATCGCGAAATTCGACTAGATAACGGCTGGATTATAAAGATTGGGCGTGGTCTTGACTTTTACCAAAAGCCAGATAGCTGGTTTGGTATTGGCGTCAACGATATGAGCCTTCGCAAATGCTTGGAAACCAAGGTAGATATCTACCGGGATGATTAA
- a CDS encoding bifunctional DNA primase/polymerase has product MAPAQDPTRYPARDRDGSLKRDKDGALMPAFTGKNPSYVDSRGIPHLIRHTQYQDRMPTQAELQTWFANPANGIGTLGGWHNIVWIDVDVKQFESQQACDQRIADWLSQYPLLQQTLTERTHSGGWRLAVRVQEKSFTNFSLNGVGGHHMGEALGEGRFTVLSPTVGPSGKAYVNVQRVPPVWVERLDAIGLYPVSGRREQRPSCQSRPLIQSQPAQPGVLRLEELATAKAQAVLHGDSPLESRSHSLTYALREFYGWENWATQNRVSISGNAEDLARAAGAALGLDDDRTERIIQSISDPERCAPAVVFTGGEVNAWKRVWKLDRQTYTACCPMELQQSMQADARQTYNQTFRQISHRKLQPEQRPHFKFQFSGKDLAQESAKPDALTQEFIQSAWWILANATQLESGESNFPKGEARRWVQGQTYRIETAGEDLVVQAGDRGIILKAQGNTVVEENLRKEDLLRFQSEVLRIRQQSVLAPQKPRKLSLRQEIELL; this is encoded by the coding sequence GTGGCCCCAGCCCAAGACCCGACGCGTTACCCGGCCCGCGATCGCGATGGCAGCCTGAAGCGCGACAAGGACGGGGCTCTGATGCCTGCCTTCACTGGCAAGAACCCCAGCTATGTGGACAGCCGTGGGATTCCCCATCTGATCCGGCATACCCAGTATCAGGATCGGATGCCGACTCAGGCTGAGCTTCAAACCTGGTTTGCCAACCCTGCTAACGGCATTGGCACCCTGGGCGGCTGGCACAACATTGTTTGGATTGATGTGGATGTGAAGCAGTTTGAGTCGCAGCAGGCCTGCGATCAGCGGATCGCCGATTGGCTGAGCCAATACCCGCTCTTACAGCAGACGTTGACCGAGCGCACCCATAGCGGCGGCTGGCGGCTAGCGGTGCGAGTCCAAGAAAAGAGCTTTACCAATTTCTCGCTGAATGGGGTGGGTGGCCACCACATGGGAGAGGCGCTGGGCGAGGGGCGCTTCACGGTGCTTTCGCCGACGGTTGGCCCCAGTGGCAAGGCCTATGTCAATGTGCAGCGGGTGCCGCCGGTTTGGGTGGAGCGGTTGGATGCGATCGGGCTGTATCCGGTGAGTGGTCGCAGAGAGCAGAGGCCATCCTGTCAGTCTCGACCCCTAATTCAGTCGCAGCCTGCCCAACCGGGTGTCTTGCGGCTGGAGGAGCTGGCCACAGCAAAAGCCCAAGCGGTGCTGCATGGAGATAGTCCGCTGGAATCGCGATCGCACTCCCTGACCTATGCCCTGCGTGAGTTCTATGGCTGGGAGAACTGGGCGACCCAGAACCGGGTATCGATTAGCGGTAATGCGGAAGATCTGGCGCGAGCGGCAGGGGCTGCTTTAGGTCTTGACGACGATCGCACAGAACGAATCATCCAAAGCATCTCCGATCCAGAGCGTTGTGCCCCTGCTGTTGTTTTTACTGGCGGCGAGGTGAATGCTTGGAAGCGCGTCTGGAAGCTAGATCGGCAAACATACACGGCCTGTTGCCCTATGGAACTGCAACAGAGTATGCAGGCAGATGCTAGGCAAACCTATAACCAGACTTTTCGGCAAATTTCTCACAGGAAACTGCAACCAGAACAGCGACCTCATTTTAAGTTCCAATTTTCAGGAAAAGATCTAGCTCAGGAGTCAGCTAAACCTGATGCATTAACCCAAGAGTTTATCCAAAGTGCCTGGTGGATTTTAGCCAATGCCACACAGCTAGAATCCGGCGAAAGCAATTTTCCAAAAGGTGAAGCTAGACGTTGGGTTCAGGGACAAACTTATCGAATCGAGACAGCAGGAGAAGATTTAGTAGTTCAGGCTGGCGATCGCGGGATAATTTTGAAAGCCCAAGGCAATACGGTAGTTGAAGAAAATCTACGCAAGGAAGATTTGCTTCGGTTTCAATCGGAAGTTTTGAGGATTCGGCAGCAGTCAGTCCTTGCTCCCCAAAAGCCAAGGAAGCTCTCCCTGCGTCAGGAAATAGAGTTGCTGTAA
- a CDS encoding strawberry notch C-terminal domain-containing protein: MNTPLSTGEAVAPSADTYDVQPRQVAYVPKSKGFSTQTLIPFNMASAAQQALERFEQQQGDIDEYLATRLGYGSVDELHQYFSAEQVDASALAISNIERGAGFITGDQTGIGKGRICASIMRYAQQQGKIALFITKDKPLYADMMRDGGDIGMRQFSPFITDSGTEIPLANGAALKTAGAAKQQAEMQSMIQRGNLGRYSAVFTTYSQLQTVGKKEPLRRNFLRRMAPNAILILDEAHQAGGSKGGWKEAGPPDRADFVRELIDLSSGVFYSSATYAKRADVMDLYARRTDLRLGVSSMTALENILTRGGVPLQQIVASKFVASGQMLRRERSYEGISFQAKTVPVDREVADDFSAAMRAIKDFDRAKQKAVKAISNEVKAEAKALKQDGAIGEVGARSTNFTSLMHNCIEQGLLAQKADATVEEAIAALNRGEKPVITVANTMGSFIEAYAESQNLNPGDAMSLSFGDLLERYLERSRDVVVTDYRGHSTRLRLSDDQLGADAVLAYEEALDCIRESDFSGIPISPIDYIEQHLEHSGYQVTEVTGRTVGIEYGADGTMAYKVRLGEETTAKGRIDAVARFNAGDADVILLNCSGSTGISLHASEKFADQRPRHMIVAQAERDINVFMQMLGRVHRTGQVALPAYTLLMGDLPAEKRPGAILCRKMASLNANTTAARETDISLNTVVDFMNPYGEQVVTELLADDPELNAKLDFPAAKAENDTSDIALIKRVTGRIPLLPIAEQEAVYGLIESEYCDLVDQARAMGENILEADQLDLDARPLARMEVMADDSETASEFTGPVYLELVEAKSESKPLTQLQAINAVRESVGLAEVRSVEAHDPDALAARARQQVAATITELETQTNQYRQAAITQKQDSKAIEKLNDRIEQQLTHVSSVLETFIPGTPLRLVTPASKTILYGVVAGADAKKRSGSPAAPNRWKLRILVADSARQITVPFSKFNTGRSGSLDATVQAEDWFGNSVYSLFDMQQEAGRINRQIFTGNLIKAFEKYSNGKLVNYTDYRGEVCQGLIMPKGFDIESELTKEPVAFKEPQQVFRFLTELTNRQGAVKTLDELLLLKPQQAGEGFILQAPKSKESGGRYYLDEELIAAAGSDFYSVADRMEVVIPPERLERVLGVVMHQRNYTLAAFEFKEVARQLMGVSLPTLEKVEIQELKPPVVSQPVVPAIASQPEPNPIEPITPIRPAENSVSPSVPNLPPMGQLEKRILRFLRNAGIEQEVITSQDFHLRIENEPFIPLVVERQGDELYLTHYLTQNGDMFIDSEMVFRVQGEGHIEFKETAVQSLRGGESRLPDRAFAQIFSKNIVQQGFAEAAQAQLQPQAEPEVSPQEPEDERSLMPSDMRQYLEVKEQYPDAIVLVQSPDQRFYEAFFEGARPLIEHLEMIGTSMESGVKELGRVPVAGFPVQSLYKYLDRLTQHGEVVIADGEGAIAIHPHQLPEPTTIEAPAQNPVEPIPQPQTPAPASKEPEFQVQNLFDLDQFNRAHQNGHKERQTADPAWTGLAEEPQPTAPSSEIKAGPPTQPLPTPIVSAIAHQGQQADDGVLETVPEPVPRSALETLRDWYRAARDLGHDPLHLEQIKQLGLSAKQANGNGFGLAPNLQQAMAQDLAQYQALQQRGEYVAQASQKILSVIGQTRGPSTQFRGKVYELKQTADRLTVRRVTPQPQTILEMAQGRIQRTVVTAEDCQRFQRFVQRLESDRVPTPTSAGLER, encoded by the coding sequence ATGAATACTCCTCTTTCAACCGGCGAGGCTGTGGCTCCGTCGGCAGACACCTATGATGTCCAGCCTCGTCAGGTGGCCTATGTACCCAAGAGCAAGGGCTTTTCGACCCAGACCCTGATTCCCTTCAATATGGCTAGTGCAGCGCAGCAGGCGCTGGAGCGATTTGAGCAGCAGCAGGGCGATATTGACGAGTACCTAGCCACCCGACTGGGTTATGGTTCCGTGGATGAACTGCACCAGTACTTTAGTGCGGAGCAGGTCGATGCCTCAGCGCTAGCGATCAGTAATATCGAGCGGGGGGCGGGCTTTATTACCGGCGACCAGACCGGCATTGGCAAGGGCCGCATCTGCGCCAGCATTATGCGCTACGCCCAGCAGCAGGGAAAGATCGCGCTGTTCATCACCAAGGACAAGCCCCTCTATGCCGACATGATGCGGGACGGGGGGGATATTGGGATGCGTCAGTTTTCGCCCTTCATTACCGATAGCGGCACGGAGATTCCGCTGGCCAATGGTGCGGCGCTGAAAACTGCCGGGGCGGCAAAACAGCAAGCGGAAATGCAGTCGATGATTCAACGGGGGAACCTGGGCCGTTACAGCGCTGTGTTTACTACCTACAGTCAACTTCAGACCGTGGGAAAGAAGGAACCGCTGCGGCGAAATTTTCTGCGCAGGATGGCTCCCAACGCCATTTTGATCCTGGATGAGGCCCACCAGGCGGGGGGCAGCAAGGGCGGGTGGAAAGAAGCCGGGCCACCAGACCGGGCAGACTTTGTGCGGGAGTTAATTGATCTATCCTCAGGGGTCTTCTATTCCTCGGCCACCTACGCCAAACGGGCCGATGTGATGGATCTCTATGCCCGGCGTACTGATTTGCGGTTGGGCGTCAGCAGTATGACGGCGCTGGAAAATATCCTCACCCGTGGAGGTGTGCCGCTCCAGCAGATTGTCGCCAGCAAGTTTGTCGCTTCGGGGCAAATGCTCAGGCGAGAGCGATCCTATGAGGGCATCTCGTTTCAAGCCAAGACGGTGCCGGTGGATCGGGAGGTAGCGGACGACTTCTCGGCAGCGATGCGGGCGATTAAAGATTTTGACCGGGCCAAGCAGAAGGCGGTAAAGGCGATCAGTAATGAAGTCAAGGCGGAAGCGAAGGCCCTGAAACAGGATGGAGCGATTGGCGAGGTGGGAGCCCGGAGTACCAACTTCACCTCGTTGATGCACAACTGCATTGAACAGGGATTGCTGGCCCAAAAGGCGGATGCGACGGTGGAGGAAGCCATAGCAGCCCTGAACCGAGGTGAAAAGCCCGTGATTACAGTGGCCAACACCATGGGCAGCTTCATCGAGGCCTATGCGGAGTCCCAAAATTTGAACCCTGGGGATGCTATGAGCCTTTCCTTTGGGGATCTGCTGGAACGGTATCTGGAGCGATCTAGAGATGTGGTGGTGACAGACTACCGGGGCCACTCCACCCGGCTGCGCCTCAGCGATGACCAACTCGGAGCCGATGCCGTTCTGGCCTACGAAGAAGCCTTGGACTGCATTCGCGAGTCCGACTTCAGTGGCATTCCCATTAGCCCGATTGACTACATCGAGCAGCATCTAGAGCACTCTGGCTACCAGGTTACCGAAGTCACGGGGCGGACGGTGGGCATTGAGTATGGGGCCGATGGCACTATGGCCTACAAGGTGCGGCTAGGGGAGGAAACCACCGCCAAGGGCAGGATCGATGCGGTGGCTCGGTTCAATGCTGGAGATGCCGATGTCATTTTGCTGAACTGCTCGGGTTCGACCGGGATTTCGCTCCACGCCTCGGAGAAGTTTGCTGACCAGCGGCCTCGCCACATGATTGTGGCCCAGGCGGAGCGGGACATTAACGTGTTCATGCAGATGCTGGGCCGGGTGCATCGCACCGGACAGGTGGCGCTACCTGCTTACACGCTGCTGATGGGTGATTTGCCAGCCGAAAAACGACCTGGGGCGATTCTCTGTCGCAAGATGGCGAGTTTGAATGCCAACACGACGGCGGCGCGGGAGACGGATATCTCGCTCAACACGGTGGTGGATTTTATGAATCCCTACGGCGAGCAGGTGGTGACGGAGCTGTTGGCAGATGACCCCGAACTCAACGCCAAGCTAGATTTCCCTGCTGCCAAGGCCGAAAACGATACCTCAGATATTGCCCTGATCAAGAGGGTGACGGGTCGGATTCCGCTGCTGCCCATTGCTGAACAAGAGGCGGTCTACGGCCTGATTGAGTCGGAGTACTGCGACCTGGTGGATCAGGCGCGGGCGATGGGGGAGAACATTCTGGAGGCAGATCAGCTGGATCTCGATGCTCGACCCTTGGCGCGGATGGAGGTGATGGCCGATGACAGCGAGACGGCCAGCGAGTTCACGGGGCCAGTGTATCTGGAGCTGGTGGAGGCCAAGAGTGAGAGTAAGCCGCTGACCCAGCTTCAAGCGATCAATGCGGTGCGTGAGTCGGTGGGGTTGGCGGAGGTGAGGTCGGTGGAGGCCCACGACCCGGATGCTCTGGCTGCAAGGGCGAGACAGCAGGTGGCGGCGACAATTACCGAGTTAGAAACGCAGACGAACCAGTATCGGCAGGCGGCGATCACCCAAAAGCAAGACAGCAAAGCGATTGAGAAGCTGAATGACCGCATTGAGCAGCAGCTCACGCATGTCTCTAGCGTGTTGGAAACCTTTATACCGGGAACACCGCTGCGGCTGGTGACCCCTGCTAGCAAGACCATTCTCTACGGCGTGGTGGCTGGGGCCGATGCCAAAAAACGATCCGGGAGCCCGGCGGCACCGAATCGCTGGAAGTTGAGGATCTTAGTGGCAGATTCGGCGCGACAGATTACGGTGCCATTCTCCAAGTTCAACACGGGGCGGAGCGGCTCGCTCGATGCCACGGTTCAAGCCGAAGACTGGTTCGGCAACAGCGTCTATTCCCTGTTCGACATGCAGCAGGAGGCGGGACGAATCAACCGGCAGATCTTCACGGGGAACCTGATCAAGGCGTTTGAGAAGTACTCCAACGGCAAGTTGGTGAACTACACCGACTACCGGGGCGAGGTCTGCCAAGGGCTGATCATGCCCAAGGGCTTTGATATTGAATCGGAGCTGACCAAGGAGCCGGTGGCCTTTAAGGAGCCGCAGCAGGTGTTTCGGTTCCTCACAGAGTTGACGAACCGACAGGGGGCGGTGAAGACCCTGGATGAGTTGTTGCTACTGAAACCGCAGCAGGCGGGGGAGGGGTTCATCCTGCAAGCGCCCAAATCAAAGGAGTCGGGCGGGCGCTATTACCTGGATGAGGAGCTGATCGCGGCGGCAGGGTCGGATTTTTATTCGGTAGCCGATCGCATGGAAGTCGTTATCCCACCAGAGCGGTTAGAGCGGGTGCTAGGGGTAGTGATGCACCAGCGGAACTACACCCTGGCGGCGTTTGAGTTTAAGGAGGTGGCACGACAGTTGATGGGGGTGTCGCTGCCGACGTTGGAGAAGGTGGAGATACAGGAGTTAAAGCCCCCGGTTGTTTCCCAGCCGGTTGTGCCTGCGATCGCTAGTCAGCCAGAACCAAATCCCATAGAGCCTATAACTCCGATTCGGCCAGCAGAGAATTCAGTGTCTCCATCTGTCCCCAATCTGCCCCCGATGGGTCAACTGGAGAAGCGGATTCTACGGTTTTTGAGGAATGCGGGGATTGAGCAGGAGGTCATTACCTCCCAAGACTTTCATCTGCGGATTGAGAATGAGCCGTTTATTCCGCTGGTGGTGGAGCGGCAGGGCGATGAGCTGTACCTGACCCATTACCTGACCCAGAACGGGGATATGTTCATCGACTCAGAGATGGTGTTTCGGGTTCAGGGGGAGGGACACATCGAGTTTAAGGAGACGGCGGTACAGAGTTTGCGGGGTGGGGAATCGCGGTTGCCAGATCGCGCTTTTGCCCAAATCTTCTCCAAAAACATTGTCCAGCAGGGGTTTGCAGAAGCAGCCCAGGCTCAGCTACAGCCCCAGGCGGAGCCCGAAGTGTCCCCACAGGAACCGGAGGATGAGCGATCGCTCATGCCCAGTGATATGCGGCAATACTTGGAAGTGAAAGAACAGTACCCCGACGCGATCGTGCTAGTGCAGTCGCCGGATCAGCGGTTCTATGAGGCGTTTTTTGAGGGCGCTCGGCCCTTGATCGAGCATCTGGAAATGATTGGCACCAGCATGGAGTCTGGGGTGAAGGAACTGGGGCGGGTGCCGGTGGCGGGGTTCCCAGTGCAGAGTTTGTATAAGTATTTGGATCGGTTGACCCAGCACGGGGAGGTGGTGATTGCAGATGGGGAGGGGGCGATCGCCATTCACCCCCATCAACTCCCTGAACCAACAACCATAGAAGCACCGGCCCAGAATCCTGTTGAACCCATTCCCCAGCCCCAGACCCCAGCACCAGCGTCTAAGGAGCCTGAATTTCAGGTACAAAATCTGTTTGACCTCGATCAGTTCAACAGGGCACACCAAAATGGACACAAGGAGCGTCAGACTGCTGATCCAGCCTGGACTGGGCTAGCGGAAGAACCTCAACCAACTGCCCCATCATCAGAGATCAAGGCAGGTCCGCCGACACAACCCTTACCAACCCCTATAGTTTCAGCAATAGCCCATCAGGGACAACAAGCCGATGATGGAGTGCTGGAGACTGTGCCCGAACCGGTGCCACGCTCAGCCTTAGAAACCCTACGCGACTGGTACCGCGCTGCCCGCGATTTAGGCCACGACCCACTGCACCTAGAACAGATTAAGCAGTTAGGCCTTTCAGCCAAACAAGCCAATGGCAACGGTTTTGGCCTCGCGCCAAACCTCCAGCAGGCGATGGCTCAAGATTTAGCCCAATATCAGGCATTGCAGCAGCGGGGAGAATATGTGGCCCAGGCTTCTCAAAAAATCTTGTCGGTAATCGGGCAGACCCGAGGCCCCAGTACCCAGTTTCGCGGCAAGGTTTATGAATTGAAGCAGACCGCCGACCGGCTGACTGTCCGCCGGGTGACGCCTCAACCCCAGACCATTCTGGAAATGGCCCAAGGAAGAATTCAGCGCACGGTGGTGACGGCTGAAGACTGCCAGCGGTTTCAGCGATTTGTGCAGCGCCTAGAATCAGACCGTGTTCCCACCCCGACCTCAGCAGGACTTGAACGATGA
- a CDS encoding type IV secretory system conjugative DNA transfer family protein: MRYYTEHPSMLAQVDSTSTQSISQLVTSLHSPQGLTLLGCAVLIAAFSLMSQGKKGKLATSRFGGSPEKAAARKRAVRQIQERKRNVVSLYIGKPTRKKDARSLYLPDLQRGIAVCGGPGSGKTFSVIDPLIRSALDQGLPVALYDFKYPTQSARHAAYAAKLGYDVRVLAPGFPESEVCNPIDFLRSESDAEMARQIATVLNKNFRLMTQSTEDGFFAAAGDQLTEALLMLAKSTQYPDIITAQAVLGLTNLGNRIAAAQGMNSWIRVSFNQLIGVKDAEKTASGIVGSASETFTRFMKEGVLGAFCGQTSIPLDLTGKQLLILGMDRERRDVVGPLVATVLHMLVTRNVAQRRQDPLIVAIDELPTLYLPTLVQWLNENREDGLAVILGFQNLVQLEKTYGRELARAILGACATKAVFNPQEYEAARMFSDFLGDEEIQHKQKSRNRGGGKSSTTISDQERTRKLFEPSQFLRLPPGKCILINPGFTSRGEAAIPIQQAIKIPKADVQASEGSEALWAKIHARLVRRSPQRMPTAADLEKRRQMVEAMLPEPQAPVNSAYPDPAGLIDKYSSLL; encoded by the coding sequence ATGCGTTACTACACCGAACACCCCTCCATGCTGGCTCAGGTGGATTCCACCTCTACTCAGTCAATCTCTCAGCTGGTGACCTCACTCCATTCTCCCCAGGGGCTCACCCTGCTGGGTTGTGCGGTGCTGATTGCCGCCTTCTCGCTAATGAGTCAAGGCAAGAAAGGGAAGCTCGCCACCAGTCGCTTTGGTGGAAGCCCCGAGAAAGCCGCTGCCCGTAAGCGGGCGGTACGGCAGATTCAAGAGCGCAAACGCAATGTAGTTTCCCTCTACATAGGCAAGCCCACCCGCAAAAAAGATGCTCGGTCTCTATACCTGCCCGACCTTCAGCGGGGCATTGCCGTTTGTGGTGGGCCAGGCTCCGGCAAAACCTTCAGCGTCATCGACCCGCTAATTCGCTCCGCCCTAGACCAGGGACTGCCGGTAGCCCTATACGACTTTAAGTACCCGACCCAAAGTGCTCGCCATGCTGCCTACGCCGCCAAGCTGGGCTACGACGTGCGAGTGCTGGCCCCTGGGTTTCCCGAGTCTGAGGTGTGCAACCCCATCGACTTCCTTCGCAGCGAGTCCGATGCCGAGATGGCGCGGCAAATCGCCACGGTGCTCAACAAAAACTTTCGGCTGATGACCCAGAGCACCGAAGACGGTTTCTTTGCTGCCGCAGGCGATCAGCTGACAGAAGCCCTGCTGATGCTGGCCAAGTCCACTCAGTATCCCGACATCATCACCGCCCAGGCGGTGCTCGGGCTGACCAACCTGGGCAACCGGATAGCGGCAGCTCAAGGCATGAACAGCTGGATTCGAGTCTCCTTCAACCAGCTCATCGGGGTCAAGGATGCGGAGAAAACCGCCAGCGGCATCGTGGGCAGCGCCAGCGAGACTTTTACTCGTTTTATGAAAGAAGGGGTGCTGGGGGCTTTCTGCGGCCAAACGTCTATCCCCCTCGATTTAACCGGTAAGCAGCTGCTGATTCTAGGAATGGATCGGGAACGGCGGGACGTGGTGGGGCCGCTGGTAGCAACAGTGCTGCACATGCTGGTCACCCGCAATGTAGCCCAGCGGCGGCAAGATCCGCTGATTGTCGCCATCGACGAATTGCCTACCCTTTACCTGCCCACCCTGGTGCAGTGGCTGAATGAAAACCGGGAGGACGGGCTGGCGGTCATTCTCGGCTTTCAAAACCTGGTGCAGCTAGAGAAAACCTATGGTCGCGAGCTGGCCCGCGCCATCCTGGGAGCTTGTGCCACCAAAGCAGTATTCAACCCCCAGGAATACGAAGCGGCCCGCATGTTCTCAGACTTTCTCGGGGACGAAGAAATCCAGCACAAGCAAAAGTCGCGTAATCGCGGCGGGGGCAAATCCAGCACCACCATCTCCGACCAGGAGCGCACCCGCAAGCTATTTGAACCCAGTCAGTTTCTCCGCCTGCCGCCGGGCAAATGCATCTTGATCAACCCCGGCTTTACCTCCCGAGGGGAAGCCGCCATCCCCATCCAGCAGGCGATCAAGATTCCCAAGGCCGATGTGCAAGCCAGCGAAGGCAGTGAAGCCCTGTGGGCCAAAATCCACGCTCGCCTGGTGCGCCGCAGCCCCCAGCGGATGCCCACTGCCGCTGATTTAGAAAAGCGACGGCAGATGGTGGAAGCGATGCTGCCGGAGCCCCAAGCCCCGGTCAACTCGGCCTACCCTGACCCCGCTGGATTGATCGACAAGTACAGCAGTTTGCTCTAG